Proteins from a genomic interval of Nocardioidaceae bacterium:
- a CDS encoding response regulator produces the protein MTRGTARHRVLVVDDEPALARALAINLRAAGWQVTTAANGAAALGAVASAHPEVVLLDLGLPDMDGTEVVAGIRGWTDVPIVVLSARQHGDDKIEALDLGADDYVTKPFAMDELMARLRAAVRRGRSGVPEAEPTVTVGDLTIDLARKRVRRGDDEVRLTPTEWAFLELLARNLGRLVTREQLLREVWGPAYSQESHYLRVYAAQLRRKLEQDPARPRHLVTSPGLGYVLEA, from the coding sequence ATGACCAGGGGAACGGCACGTCATCGCGTCCTGGTGGTCGACGACGAACCCGCCCTCGCTCGGGCCCTGGCCATCAACCTGCGGGCCGCCGGGTGGCAGGTGACCACGGCGGCGAACGGGGCCGCAGCCCTGGGGGCGGTCGCCTCGGCGCATCCCGAGGTCGTGCTGCTCGACCTTGGCCTCCCCGACATGGACGGCACCGAGGTGGTCGCCGGGATCCGCGGCTGGACCGACGTACCCATCGTCGTCCTCTCGGCCCGGCAACACGGCGACGACAAGATCGAGGCACTCGACCTGGGTGCCGACGACTACGTCACCAAACCCTTCGCCATGGACGAGCTGATGGCCCGCCTCCGGGCGGCCGTGCGACGGGGGAGGTCCGGCGTGCCCGAGGCAGAACCCACGGTCACCGTCGGCGACCTGACGATCGACCTGGCCCGCAAGAGGGTGCGACGCGGCGACGACGAGGTCAGGTTGACGCCCACCGAGTGGGCCTTCCTCGAGCTGCTGGCCCGCAACCTCGGCCGTCTCGTCACCCGCGAGCAGCTGCTGCGTGAGGTCTGGGGGCCGGCGTACAGCCAGGAGAGCCACTACCTGCGGGTCTACGCCGCACAGCTGCGTCGCAAGCTGGAGCAGGACCCTGCGCGCCCGCGACACCTCGTGACGTCGCCGGGCCTGGGCTACGTGCTGGAGGCCTGA
- the kdpC gene encoding potassium-transporting ATPase subunit KdpC, whose product MTLLSFARQCSAGLRVLLLMTVVLGVLYPLTVTGIAQVAFPWQAEGSLVTATGERTEDPDRAVGSALLGQVVDDAGLFMPRPSAAGEGYDPLATSGSNLGPENPELLASVEDRLAGLAAREGVRAEEVPADAVTASASGLDPHISPEFAALQVPRVADAQGLREARVSGLVEEHTQARTFGVLGEPRVDVLGLNIAVRALADDAG is encoded by the coding sequence ATGACTCTCCTGTCCTTCGCCCGTCAGTGCTCCGCCGGCCTGCGGGTGCTCCTGCTGATGACCGTCGTGCTCGGCGTGCTCTACCCGTTGACCGTCACCGGCATCGCGCAGGTCGCGTTCCCGTGGCAGGCCGAGGGCTCACTCGTCACCGCGACGGGGGAGCGCACCGAGGATCCCGATCGGGCCGTCGGATCGGCTCTGCTGGGTCAGGTCGTGGACGACGCAGGTCTCTTCATGCCTCGCCCCTCCGCCGCCGGTGAGGGGTACGACCCCCTGGCGACGTCGGGATCGAACCTGGGTCCGGAGAACCCGGAGCTCCTCGCCAGCGTCGAGGACCGCCTCGCCGGTCTCGCCGCTCGAGAAGGGGTCCGTGCCGAGGAGGTGCCCGCGGACGCCGTCACGGCGAGCGCCTCGGGCTTGGACCCGCACATCTCGCCCGAGTTCGCCGCCCTTCAGGTGCCCCGGGTCGCGGATGCCCAGGGTCTGAGGGAGGCCCGTGTCTCCGGGCTCGTCGAGGAGCACACGCAGGCGCGTACGTTCGGCGTGCTCGGCGAGCCCAGGGTGGACGTGCTGGGGCTCAACATCGCGGTGCGCGCCCTCGCCGACGACGCCGGCTGA